The Methylobacterium sp. PvR107 genome contains a region encoding:
- a CDS encoding septation protein A, producing the protein MQIETVPPRRHLQPLVKLALELGPLVLFFLGNAYSEKFGVTPDQKLFVATGLFIAATVVALTIHYILVRRLPIMPLVSGVVVVVFGGLTLALQDKTFIMVKPTIVNTLFGTILLGGLAFGRPLLSVVLDSMFSLTEEGWRKLTFRWGVFFFVLAALNEVVWRTQTEDFWVNFKVFGIMPITVLFALAQTPLLTRYERKEPQPGA; encoded by the coding sequence ATGCAGATCGAAACCGTCCCCCCGCGCCGCCACCTGCAGCCCCTCGTGAAGCTGGCGCTGGAACTCGGGCCGCTGGTGCTGTTCTTTCTCGGCAACGCGTATTCGGAGAAATTCGGCGTCACGCCTGATCAGAAGTTGTTTGTGGCGACCGGCCTGTTCATCGCGGCGACCGTGGTGGCGCTGACGATCCACTACATCCTGGTCCGGCGCCTGCCGATCATGCCGCTGGTCTCGGGTGTGGTCGTCGTGGTGTTCGGCGGCCTGACGCTGGCGCTGCAGGACAAGACCTTCATCATGGTCAAGCCGACCATCGTGAATACGCTGTTCGGCACCATCTTGCTCGGTGGTCTCGCCTTCGGACGCCCGCTTCTGTCGGTGGTGCTCGATTCGATGTTCAGCCTCACCGAGGAGGGCTGGCGCAAGCTCACCTTCCGCTGGGGCGTGTTCTTCTTCGTGCTGGCGGCGCTCAACGAAGTGGTGTGGCGGACCCAGACGGAAGATTTCTGGGTGAACTTCAAGGTTTTCGGCATCATGCCGATCACCGTGCTGTTCGCGCTGGCGCAGACGCCGCTGCTGACCCGCTACGAGCGCAAGGAGCCGCAGCCGGGCGCGTAG
- the ccmD gene encoding heme exporter protein CcmD, with protein sequence MDLGSHGGFIVAAYGFTGLVMVALIGNAIRDRRAQLRALKGFGEDRR encoded by the coding sequence ATGGATCTTGGATCTCACGGCGGCTTCATCGTGGCGGCCTACGGCTTCACGGGGCTGGTCATGGTCGCCCTCATCGGCAACGCGATCCGCGACCGGCGGGCGCAGTTGCGCGCGCTCAAGGGCTTCGGCGAGGACCGGCGATGA
- a CDS encoding chloride channel protein, whose product MNGGTEIERGGERPLRRALGDFSADRRVLTLAGMAVVTGTAASGTAWILLTLIGLVTNFAWYGRFDTALTSLADATPGPWMVAIPVIGAVIVGAMARYGSEKIRGHGIPEAMEAILIGGSRMSPKVAVLKPISSAVAIGTGGPFGAEGPIIVTGGAVGSLFAQFFHLSAAERKTLLVSGAAAGMTAIFGTPVAAVLLALEVLLFEWRPRSLVPVTVGAVTAACWRPALFGAGPLFPFADNPSLPWWGLPACAAVGVACGLISGSLTRTLYALEDGFGRLPIHWMWWPALGAVVVGLGGLVEPRALGVGYDVIHDLLSGHMLAGAVVTILAVKAIIWLAALSSGTSGGVLAPLLIIGGAVGWLIGLLLPGAHGFWALIGMAAMLGGTLPAPLTGVVFAVEVTGDIAALAPLLAATMAAYAVTVLLLKRSILTEKIARRGQHVTREYGIDPYDLARVEAVMTARVDTLAADLPLADALTAIEDGAHHAYPVVDGVGRPVGLVSRSDALDWALEERDGDAAEGTLGERVSDAGLAVIHPGDVVSHAIDVMLAAGQGRLPVTDPQSGRLVGLLTRKDLLQVRATVVRAEAERRAFFRSRGARRAPVGA is encoded by the coding sequence ATGAACGGCGGGACCGAGATCGAGCGCGGCGGCGAGAGGCCGCTGCGCCGGGCGTTGGGCGACTTCAGCGCCGATCGACGGGTCCTGACGCTGGCCGGGATGGCCGTGGTCACCGGTACCGCCGCAAGCGGCACCGCGTGGATCCTGCTGACGCTGATCGGCCTCGTGACCAACTTCGCGTGGTACGGCCGCTTCGACACGGCCCTGACCTCCCTCGCGGACGCGACGCCGGGCCCCTGGATGGTCGCCATTCCGGTGATCGGCGCGGTCATCGTCGGCGCCATGGCGCGCTACGGCTCCGAGAAGATTCGCGGCCACGGCATCCCGGAAGCCATGGAGGCGATCCTGATCGGCGGCAGCCGGATGTCGCCCAAGGTTGCGGTGCTGAAGCCGATTTCGTCGGCTGTGGCGATCGGGACCGGCGGCCCGTTCGGCGCCGAAGGGCCGATCATCGTCACGGGCGGTGCGGTCGGCTCTCTGTTCGCGCAGTTCTTTCATCTCAGCGCGGCGGAGCGGAAGACCCTCCTGGTGTCAGGGGCGGCTGCCGGCATGACGGCGATCTTCGGAACGCCGGTAGCGGCCGTTTTGCTCGCCCTCGAGGTGCTGCTGTTCGAGTGGCGTCCGCGCAGCCTCGTCCCGGTGACGGTCGGGGCGGTGACGGCGGCCTGCTGGCGTCCCGCGCTGTTCGGGGCCGGCCCGCTCTTTCCCTTCGCGGACAACCCGAGTCTACCGTGGTGGGGCCTGCCCGCCTGCGCGGCCGTGGGCGTTGCCTGCGGGTTGATCTCGGGCAGCCTGACCCGGACCCTGTACGCTCTGGAGGACGGCTTCGGCCGGTTGCCCATTCACTGGATGTGGTGGCCGGCCCTGGGCGCCGTCGTGGTCGGCTTGGGCGGCCTCGTGGAGCCGCGGGCGCTCGGCGTCGGTTACGACGTCATCCACGATCTGCTGTCCGGGCACATGCTGGCGGGCGCCGTCGTGACCATCCTGGCGGTGAAGGCGATCATCTGGCTCGCCGCCTTGTCCTCCGGAACGTCCGGCGGCGTGCTCGCGCCGCTCCTGATCATCGGTGGCGCGGTGGGATGGCTGATCGGCCTGCTCCTGCCCGGTGCGCACGGCTTCTGGGCGCTGATCGGGATGGCCGCGATGCTCGGCGGCACCTTGCCGGCGCCGCTCACCGGCGTGGTCTTCGCGGTCGAGGTCACGGGGGATATCGCCGCTTTGGCCCCGTTGCTGGCCGCCACCATGGCGGCCTACGCGGTCACCGTCCTTCTCCTGAAACGCTCGATCCTCACCGAGAAGATCGCCCGGCGCGGGCAGCACGTGACCCGCGAATACGGGATCGATCCCTACGACCTCGCCCGGGTCGAGGCAGTGATGACCGCGCGGGTCGACACCTTGGCCGCCGACCTGCCGCTGGCAGACGCGCTCACGGCTATCGAGGACGGAGCCCACCATGCCTATCCGGTCGTCGACGGGGTGGGCCGCCCCGTCGGGTTGGTCTCGCGCAGCGATGCGCTGGACTGGGCTCTCGAAGAGCGTGACGGCGACGCGGCGGAGGGCACCCTCGGCGAGCGCGTCTCGGATGCCGGCCTCGCGGTAATCCATCCAGGCGACGTGGTTTCGCACGCGATCGACGTGATGCTCGCGGCCGGACAGGGGCGCCTGCCGGTCACGGATCCGCAGAGCGGCCGGCTGGTCGGGCTGTTGACCCGCAAGGACCTGCTCCAGGTCCGCGCCACCGTGGTGCGCGCCGAAGCCGAGCGGCGCGCATTCTTCCGCAGCCGCGGCGCGCGTCGAGCACCGGTCGGAGCATGA
- a CDS encoding 4-(cytidine 5'-diphospho)-2-C-methyl-D-erythritol kinase encodes MSLLADRAPAKVNLTLHVLGRRAGDGYHVLESLVAFAGTADRLTLDPGAPLGLAVSGPTAGPAGPTADNLVLRAARGLAGRVPDLRMGGFHLIKRLPVAAGIGGGSSDAAAALRLLARLNGLALDHPAVVAAARETGADVPVCLDPRARIMRGAGEEIGPALCATPLPAVLVNPGVPVPTAPVFKALGLTVGETRTGVAHPVIAAGLDPDALVAAIGPARNDLEAPALTVAPVIGEVLAALRARGCRLARMSGSGATVFALFSDRRGAVRAASALRRAHPGWWVAPTVLR; translated from the coding sequence GTGTCCCTGCTCGCAGACCGCGCCCCCGCCAAGGTCAACCTGACGCTGCACGTTCTCGGACGGCGGGCGGGCGACGGCTATCACGTGCTCGAAAGCCTCGTGGCCTTCGCGGGCACCGCGGACCGGCTGACTCTGGATCCGGGCGCGCCGCTGGGGCTCGCCGTCAGCGGGCCGACGGCCGGGCCGGCCGGGCCGACGGCGGACAATCTGGTGCTGCGCGCAGCTCGGGGGCTGGCCGGGCGGGTGCCGGATCTGCGGATGGGCGGCTTCCATCTGATCAAGCGCCTGCCGGTCGCCGCCGGCATCGGGGGCGGTTCCTCCGATGCCGCCGCGGCCCTGCGCCTGCTCGCGCGCCTCAACGGGCTCGCCCTGGACCACCCGGCCGTCGTCGCGGCGGCGCGGGAGACCGGGGCCGACGTTCCGGTCTGCCTCGATCCGCGGGCCCGGATAATGCGTGGCGCCGGTGAAGAGATCGGACCTGCCCTTTGCGCGACGCCGCTCCCGGCGGTGCTGGTCAATCCCGGCGTTCCGGTCCCCACCGCGCCGGTGTTCAAGGCACTGGGCCTGACGGTCGGCGAGACGCGCACGGGCGTGGCCCATCCGGTGATCGCCGCGGGCCTCGACCCTGACGCGCTCGTCGCGGCAATCGGCCCGGCCCGCAACGACCTGGAGGCGCCGGCCCTGACCGTGGCGCCGGTGATCGGCGAGGTCCTCGCGGCGCTGCGGGCGCGCGGCTGCCGGCTGGCGCGGATGTCGGGCTCCGGCGCAACGGTGTTCGCGCTGTTCTCCGACCGGCGCGGCGCCGTGCGCGCGGCGTCGGCGCTGCGCCGCGCCCATCCCGGTTGGTGGGTGGCGCCGACCGTCCTGCGCTGA
- a CDS encoding tRNA1(Val) (adenine(37)-N6)-methyltransferase: MSPEPDAFLGGRLRLHQPPRGAHRAGTDAVLLARLLVLTSGDRLCDAGASAGAVGLGCAALVPGLQPTLIEHDHDVAELARANVLLNGIEARVIEADLLATAAERRASGLLPDSFDVVLTNPPFFDGGAHRSSPHPGRANAHTFDGGGLDAWIRACTAILRPGGRLGLIHRADALKICLDALSGRYGGITIRPVHARAEAPAIRLLISATRGSRAALSLRPALVLHDFEGGFTPEAAALHRGEPWPPG, from the coding sequence GTGAGCCCAGAGCCGGACGCCTTTCTCGGTGGACGCCTGCGCCTGCATCAGCCGCCGCGCGGCGCGCACAGGGCCGGGACGGACGCGGTCCTGCTCGCGCGGCTGCTGGTTCTGACGTCCGGTGATCGCCTCTGCGACGCGGGTGCCTCGGCGGGCGCCGTCGGCCTCGGTTGCGCCGCACTGGTACCCGGCCTGCAGCCAACGCTGATCGAGCACGATCACGACGTCGCCGAACTGGCTCGGGCGAACGTCCTCCTCAACGGCATCGAAGCCAGGGTGATCGAAGCCGACCTGCTCGCGACCGCGGCCGAACGTCGCGCTTCGGGTCTGTTGCCGGACAGTTTCGACGTGGTGCTGACCAACCCGCCCTTCTTCGACGGCGGCGCCCATCGCAGTTCGCCGCATCCGGGTCGGGCGAACGCCCATACCTTCGACGGAGGTGGCCTCGATGCCTGGATCCGGGCCTGCACGGCGATCCTGCGCCCCGGCGGCCGCCTCGGCCTGATCCACCGGGCTGACGCGCTGAAGATCTGTCTCGATGCGCTCTCAGGGCGCTACGGCGGCATCACGATCCGCCCGGTCCACGCCCGGGCCGAGGCGCCCGCGATCCGCCTCCTGATCAGCGCGACCAGGGGTAGCCGTGCCGCGCTGAGTCTGCGCCCGGCCCTCGTGCTGCACGATTTCGAGGGGGGCTTCACTCCGGAAGCCGCAGCGCTCCATCGCGGAGAGCCGTGGCCACCGGGCTGA
- a CDS encoding DsbE family thiol:disulfide interchange protein produces MMAPLDEVTGPPPVRRSLLLIVPALAFAALAAVLFLRLRSGADPAALPSAMIGKPVPSFELPAVPGLIAAGAPVPGLSSRDLRGQITVVNVFASWCAPCQVEHPMLMRLAKEPGIRLVGIDYKEPSPEAGQRFLARHGVPFSAVGADASGRAAIDFGVYGVPETFIVGPDGVIRDKLVGILTPENFASVLTRIRAAGKVAAAQ; encoded by the coding sequence ATGATGGCGCCCCTCGACGAGGTAACCGGGCCGCCGCCCGTCCGCCGCTCGCTCCTGCTGATCGTGCCGGCCCTCGCCTTCGCGGCGCTCGCGGCCGTGCTGTTCCTGCGCCTGCGCTCCGGTGCAGACCCGGCGGCCCTGCCCTCCGCGATGATCGGCAAGCCGGTGCCGAGCTTCGAGCTGCCCGCCGTGCCGGGACTGATCGCCGCGGGCGCGCCCGTGCCGGGGCTGTCGAGCCGGGACCTGCGGGGCCAGATCACGGTGGTCAACGTCTTCGCCTCGTGGTGCGCCCCCTGCCAGGTCGAGCACCCGATGCTGATGCGGCTGGCGAAGGAGCCCGGGATCCGGCTCGTCGGCATCGACTACAAGGAGCCGAGCCCCGAGGCAGGCCAGCGCTTCCTCGCCCGGCACGGCGTGCCGTTCAGCGCGGTCGGGGCGGATGCCAGCGGGCGGGCGGCCATCGATTTCGGCGTATACGGCGTGCCCGAGACGTTCATCGTCGGGCCCGACGGCGTGATCCGCGACAAGCTCGTCGGCATCCTGACGCCGGAGAACTTCGCGAGCGTGCTCACGCGCATCCGCGCTGCCGGGAAGGTTGCCGCGGCGCAGTAG
- a CDS encoding trna delta -isopentenylpyrophosphate transferase: MRTADKQIADILVRYGEPFGGNVWRVQGTAVIYHKTLERIAAQAGIVFEPPTIIRCERDEAVILVTGRLPGAKPGTERVEWSLGEALVNVNYRVSGKQAAYVYAMAEKRGKDRVILKLIELHGLVYSEEEADEFRAHQPAVRAVDEDFEEPPAFDQITEAEGDLKRRIDEAETINAVTDLMLDGATQAVLATMPSGTRDEVRDYAKARLVALGWPKRSGRKSAA, from the coding sequence ATGCGAACCGCCGACAAGCAGATCGCCGACATCCTCGTCCGCTACGGCGAGCCCTTCGGGGGCAACGTCTGGCGCGTCCAGGGAACGGCCGTGATCTACCACAAGACCCTGGAGCGCATCGCCGCCCAGGCGGGGATCGTGTTCGAGCCGCCGACCATCATCCGGTGCGAGCGCGACGAGGCCGTGATCCTCGTCACCGGCCGCCTGCCCGGCGCGAAGCCGGGGACCGAGCGGGTCGAGTGGTCGCTGGGCGAGGCGCTGGTCAACGTGAACTACCGCGTCTCGGGGAAGCAGGCGGCCTACGTCTACGCCATGGCCGAGAAGCGCGGAAAGGACCGCGTCATCCTGAAGCTCATCGAGCTGCACGGCCTCGTCTACTCGGAGGAGGAGGCCGACGAGTTCCGCGCCCACCAGCCCGCAGTCCGTGCCGTGGACGAGGATTTCGAGGAGCCGCCGGCCTTCGACCAGATCACCGAGGCCGAAGGCGATCTCAAGCGCCGCATCGACGAGGCCGAGACGATCAACGCCGTCACGGACCTGATGCTGGACGGCGCCACCCAGGCCGTTCTGGCGACGATGCCGTCCGGCACCCGCGACGAAGTGCGCGACTACGCCAAAGCGCGCCTCGTGGCGCTTGGCTGGCCCAAGCGGTCCGGACGCAAGAGCGCCGCCTGA
- a CDS encoding molybdopterin-binding protein: MLRDSAAALRERVAAAAADHDLILTSGGVSVGEDDHVRAAIQASGDLTFWRLAIKPGRPVALGHIAGTPFIGLPGKPAAVYVTALATLRPLVLHLSGALAATAPFTVRSGFASAKRPGRREYLRVCLRPGVDGAPEAVPAPGCPVGPGRQRRAGGTRRGSDRDPPRRCPALYRAWGSRLKLLFPRASL; encoded by the coding sequence ATCCTGCGCGATTCGGCCGCCGCTCTGCGAGAGCGCGTCGCGGCGGCGGCGGCGGATCACGACCTGATCCTGACCTCGGGCGGCGTCTCGGTGGGTGAGGACGATCACGTCCGCGCCGCCATCCAGGCCTCGGGGGACCTGACCTTCTGGCGTCTCGCGATCAAGCCGGGCCGACCTGTAGCGCTGGGGCATATCGCGGGCACGCCGTTCATCGGCCTGCCGGGCAAGCCGGCCGCCGTCTACGTGACGGCGCTGGCGACACTCCGCCCGCTGGTCCTGCACCTGTCGGGGGCGCTGGCGGCGACGGCGCCGTTCACGGTGAGAAGCGGCTTCGCCAGCGCGAAGCGTCCGGGCCGGCGCGAGTATCTGCGCGTGTGCCTCCGGCCTGGCGTCGACGGGGCGCCCGAGGCCGTCCCGGCACCCGGGTGCCCTGTCGGGCCTGGCCGGCAGCGACGCGCTGGTGGAACTCGCAGAGGATCTGACCGCGATCCGCCTCGGCGATGCCCTGCCCTGTACCGCGCATGGGGATCTCGGCTGAAGCTGTTGTTCCCGCGCGCGAGCCTGTAG
- a CDS encoding protein-L-isoaspartate O-methyltransferase family protein, whose product MANRNDAEARSAKLRKVYATLVAGPASVADPRIEAAFATIPREAFAGPAPWTILTPAPRRFRQHGPVYVRTPDDDPAFLYQDVLIALDTERGIHIGQPSLHALCLDALAPQPGETAIQVGTGSGYYTALLAHLIGQTGQVHAFEIDSALAARATANLTPWSWVRVCARSGVADPLPASDAIYVNAGAARPARAWLDVLRPGGRLLFPLQSAQGRGGMLLLQRPSTGSAWPARFVSFAIFIPLRDMPPEDGPGLTAAFARGHLRAVRSFRLAGPPDTSCWYDGGDWWLSTREP is encoded by the coding sequence ATGGCGAACCGGAACGACGCGGAGGCGCGCAGCGCCAAGCTGCGGAAGGTCTATGCGACCCTGGTCGCGGGTCCCGCATCGGTCGCCGATCCGCGGATCGAGGCGGCCTTCGCGACGATCCCTCGCGAAGCCTTCGCCGGGCCGGCGCCCTGGACGATCCTGACACCGGCGCCCAGGCGGTTCCGTCAGCACGGTCCGGTCTACGTGCGGACGCCGGATGACGATCCCGCCTTTCTCTACCAGGACGTGCTGATCGCGCTGGACACCGAGCGGGGCATCCATATCGGCCAGCCAAGCCTCCACGCCCTCTGCCTCGACGCCCTCGCGCCGCAGCCCGGCGAGACCGCGATCCAGGTCGGCACCGGCAGCGGCTACTACACGGCGCTCCTGGCGCATCTGATCGGGCAGACAGGCCAAGTCCACGCCTTTGAGATCGATTCGGCCCTCGCCGCCCGCGCGACGGCCAACCTCACGCCGTGGTCCTGGGTGCGGGTCTGCGCCCGGTCAGGCGTGGCCGACCCGCTCCCCGCCTCCGATGCGATCTACGTCAATGCCGGCGCGGCACGACCGGCCCGCGCCTGGCTGGACGTTCTGCGGCCTGGCGGCCGTCTGCTCTTCCCGCTCCAATCCGCTCAAGGTCGCGGCGGCATGCTGCTGCTGCAGCGTCCGAGCACCGGGTCGGCTTGGCCGGCCCGGTTCGTGTCCTTCGCGATCTTCATACCCCTGCGGGACATGCCACCGGAGGATGGCCCGGGGCTCACCGCGGCCTTTGCCCGCGGCCACCTCCGGGCGGTGCGGTCATTCCGGCTCGCGGGACCGCCCGACACGAGTTGCTGGTACGATGGCGGCGATTGGTGGCTCTCCACGCGGGAACCGTGA
- a CDS encoding DUF2007 domain-containing protein has protein sequence MIELIRANDVVLIGFARSVLEAAEIPVLVADSHMSLMEGSIGVFGQRLLVPRDHEAQARRLLVDAGIAHELRQP, from the coding sequence ATGATCGAGCTGATCCGCGCCAACGACGTCGTGCTGATCGGGTTCGCCCGCTCAGTTCTCGAAGCGGCCGAGATCCCGGTTCTCGTCGCCGACAGCCACATGAGCCTGATGGAGGGCTCGATCGGCGTCTTCGGCCAGCGCCTGCTGGTACCGCGCGACCACGAAGCCCAGGCACGGCGTCTGCTCGTCGATGCCGGAATCGCCCACGAGTTGCGCCAGCCGTGA
- a CDS encoding heme ABC transporter permease has protein sequence MTPSLWTRLSNPSHFMRWSGALVPWLTALSLGVLAVGLYMTFFMVPPDYQQGETVRIMYIHVPAAWLGVFFYGAMSVSAIGSLVWRHPLADVAQRAAAPIGAAFTLICLVTGSLWGKPMWGTYWVWDARLTSMLILLLIYCGIIALWRTLEDPNRAARAVAILTLVGAVNLPIIKFSVNWWSTLHQPASILRMGGSTIDPSMLYPLLVMIGAATLGGTTLHLYAMRTEIMRRRVRTLTIREAERLDRTQPRIMPNPAAMPVGQPV, from the coding sequence ATGACCCCTTCCCTCTGGACCCGCTTGTCGAATCCGAGCCACTTCATGCGGTGGTCGGGCGCGCTGGTGCCGTGGCTCACCGCCCTGTCGCTCGGTGTGCTCGCTGTCGGCCTGTACATGACCTTCTTCATGGTGCCGCCCGACTACCAGCAGGGCGAGACCGTGCGGATCATGTACATCCATGTCCCCGCGGCGTGGCTCGGGGTCTTCTTCTACGGCGCCATGAGCGTGTCGGCGATCGGCAGCTTGGTCTGGCGCCATCCGCTCGCGGATGTCGCCCAGCGCGCCGCGGCGCCGATCGGAGCCGCCTTCACGCTGATCTGCCTCGTCACCGGTTCCCTGTGGGGCAAGCCCATGTGGGGGACCTACTGGGTCTGGGACGCGCGCCTGACCTCGATGCTCATCCTGCTGCTGATCTATTGCGGCATCATCGCGTTGTGGCGGACCCTGGAGGACCCCAACCGGGCCGCGCGCGCGGTGGCGATCCTGACCCTCGTCGGCGCCGTGAACCTGCCGATCATCAAGTTCTCGGTGAACTGGTGGTCGACGCTGCATCAGCCGGCCTCAATCCTGCGCATGGGCGGTTCGACCATCGATCCGTCGATGCTGTACCCGCTGCTCGTCATGATCGGCGCCGCGACGCTCGGCGGGACGACCCTGCACCTCTACGCGATGCGCACCGAGATCATGCGCCGCCGGGTGCGGACGCTGACGATCCGCGAGGCGGAGCGCCTGGACCGTACCCAGCCGCGCATCATGCCCAATCCGGCCGCGATGCCGGTCGGGCAACCGGTCTAG
- a CDS encoding polyprenyl synthetase family protein, whose translation MALSIENPKPEAEAGLNDLVALVAEGMARVNTTILSRTGSDVAMIPEVANHLIASGGKRLRPILTLACAKLCGYAGDTDGDVKLAASVEFMHTATLLHDDVVDESDMRRGRVAARIKWGNEASVLVGDFLLGQAFRMMVEVGSLRALDILSAAATVIAEGEVMQLTNAKNLETDEAAYLAVIRGKTAELFAAACEVGPVLAGRPEAEQAAARAYGMNLGIAFQLIDDVLDYGGTSAELGKNVGDDFREGKITLPIVLAHRRASEGERGFWRRTLQQGEVRDDDLETALDLLQRHGALEETVARAHHYGAQARTALDVFPDGPVKTALIGAVEFCVARAR comes from the coding sequence ATGGCCCTCTCCATCGAGAACCCGAAGCCCGAGGCCGAGGCGGGGCTGAACGACCTCGTCGCGCTGGTGGCTGAGGGCATGGCGCGGGTCAACACCACGATCCTGTCGCGGACGGGATCGGACGTGGCGATGATCCCCGAGGTTGCCAACCATCTGATCGCCAGCGGCGGCAAGCGTCTGCGCCCGATCCTTACCCTGGCCTGCGCCAAGCTCTGCGGCTACGCGGGCGACACGGACGGCGACGTGAAGCTCGCCGCGAGCGTCGAGTTCATGCACACCGCAACGCTCCTGCACGACGACGTGGTCGACGAGAGCGACATGCGCCGCGGCCGCGTGGCTGCCCGGATCAAGTGGGGCAACGAAGCCTCCGTGCTGGTCGGCGACTTCCTGCTCGGTCAGGCCTTCCGGATGATGGTCGAGGTCGGCTCACTTCGGGCGCTCGACATCCTGTCGGCCGCCGCCACGGTGATCGCCGAGGGCGAGGTGATGCAGCTCACCAATGCCAAGAATCTCGAGACCGATGAGGCTGCCTATCTCGCGGTGATCCGCGGAAAGACCGCCGAGCTGTTCGCCGCGGCCTGCGAGGTCGGGCCCGTGCTCGCCGGCCGGCCGGAGGCCGAGCAGGCGGCGGCCCGCGCCTACGGGATGAATCTCGGCATCGCCTTCCAGCTGATTGACGACGTCCTCGATTACGGCGGCACCTCGGCAGAGCTGGGCAAGAACGTCGGCGACGATTTCCGCGAGGGTAAGATCACCCTTCCGATCGTGCTGGCCCATCGCCGGGCCAGCGAGGGCGAACGCGGCTTCTGGCGGCGGACCCTGCAGCAGGGCGAGGTCCGCGACGACGACCTGGAGACGGCCCTCGATCTGCTCCAGCGCCATGGCGCTCTCGAGGAGACCGTCGCACGTGCGCACCATTACGGCGCCCAGGCCCGGACGGCCCTCGACGTCTTCCCGGACGGTCCCGTGAAGACGGCGCTCATCGGTGCCGTGGAATTCTGCGTGGCGCGGGCGCGCTGA
- a CDS encoding MarR family winged helix-turn-helix transcriptional regulator — translation MSHAAPTGDAPAEALSPEQYAALADFRFRLRRFLAFSEAAAGRAGLPPQQHQALLTLAGHAGRQPATVGLLAEQLLIAPHSAAELVTRMVEGGLLAKARAADDRRRTELSLTPRAEALLKTLTAAHLEELRDLAPALIEALKPAVP, via the coding sequence ATGAGCCACGCAGCGCCGACGGGCGACGCACCCGCCGAGGCGCTCTCGCCCGAGCAGTACGCGGCGTTGGCGGATTTCCGGTTCCGGCTCCGGCGCTTTCTCGCGTTCAGCGAAGCCGCCGCCGGGCGGGCGGGATTGCCGCCTCAGCAGCATCAGGCGCTGCTGACGCTCGCGGGCCATGCCGGGCGCCAGCCCGCCACGGTCGGCCTGCTGGCCGAGCAGCTCCTGATCGCGCCCCACAGCGCTGCTGAGCTGGTCACCCGGATGGTGGAAGGCGGTCTGCTCGCCAAGGCGCGCGCGGCGGACGACCGGCGACGGACCGAGCTGTCGCTCACCCCGCGGGCCGAGGCGCTGCTCAAGACCTTGACGGCAGCCCATCTGGAAGAGCTGCGCGATCTCGCACCGGCGCTGATCGAGGCGTTGAAGCCGGCAGTCCCTTGA